From Micrococcus porci, one genomic window encodes:
- a CDS encoding AzlC family ABC transporter permease codes for MTEITPPSPAASGVPDALPTRRAEVAEGVRLSGPAGLGLFPLGVAFGMLVVQAGLPGWAAPLLSVVVFAGSVELLLVSLLAAGTSLAGIAVTVFLLNFRHVFYAFGFPLRVVRNPLARLYSMGGLIDEAYAITAAHPRGWTAPRLLATQVSLHLYWVVGGLVGVVAAGLLPAPVEGLEFALTALFIVLALDAARTRRHVLLVLAAAAAVGVGLVVAPSALLVASFLGFVAALMAAHVAAERGARLPLPAVKELGATSPGAAEAAELTTVDAEAGR; via the coding sequence ATGACTGAGATCACACCGCCGTCGCCCGCGGCGTCCGGCGTGCCGGACGCCCTGCCGACCCGCCGTGCGGAGGTCGCCGAGGGGGTCCGCCTGTCGGGACCGGCCGGACTGGGGCTGTTCCCGCTGGGCGTGGCCTTCGGGATGCTCGTGGTGCAGGCCGGACTCCCCGGGTGGGCCGCCCCGCTGCTGTCCGTGGTGGTGTTCGCCGGCTCGGTGGAGCTGCTGCTGGTGAGCCTGCTGGCCGCGGGGACGTCCCTGGCGGGGATCGCCGTGACCGTGTTCCTGCTGAACTTCCGGCACGTGTTCTACGCGTTCGGCTTCCCGCTGCGCGTGGTGCGGAACCCGCTGGCCCGGCTGTACTCGATGGGCGGGCTCATCGACGAGGCCTACGCCATCACCGCCGCCCATCCGCGTGGCTGGACCGCCCCGCGGCTGCTCGCCACCCAGGTCAGCCTCCACCTGTACTGGGTGGTCGGCGGTCTTGTGGGCGTCGTGGCGGCCGGGCTGCTGCCGGCACCGGTGGAGGGCCTCGAGTTCGCCCTCACCGCCCTGTTCATCGTCCTCGCCCTCGACGCCGCGCGCACCCGCCGCCACGTCCTGCTCGTGCTCGCCGCCGCGGCCGCCGTCGGGGTGGGGCTCGTCGTCGCGCCGAGCGCGCTGCTGGTCGCCTCGTTCCTCGGGTTCGTGGCGGCCCTGATGGCGGCGCACGTCGCGGCCGAGCGCGGGGCGCGCCTCCCGCTGCCGGCGGTCAAGGAGCTCGGTGCCACCTCCCCCGGAGCCGCTGAGGCGGCCGAGCTGACGACGGTGGACGCGGAGGCGGGCCGATGA
- a CDS encoding C40 family peptidase, whose protein sequence is MEHISGRPLTRRGTLLGLGGAGVAGALGLTGCSSAQTTSAPQTSASPSSSPVAATGIEDLAVGQDAVVRASLTTAWLKPDVDRGWTDEPVTQADPRPDEWLPRMDDTLQRGLLGRSDTQAALGSRVTVRELSGDWARVSFLDQAAPNDFGHQTSWVPRAHVVRDLGFLSAQQADGAPIMRVTAHSTGVYEGEDMEKTLVVVPLGTRLPLLEEGDEASKVLLPDEREGWIAAADTAVGEPALGTAEQVFETARSFEGTPYLWGGMSRFGIDCSGFTYTVLRAHGILLPRDSGPQLYDSGLPRVAADDLTPGDLLFYSHVPGGRRIRHVALYLGKGRGINAPFVGRPVTVETLEQLNAKHDYAGAVRPRYAQA, encoded by the coding sequence ATGGAACACATCTCAGGACGCCCGCTCACCCGCCGCGGCACGCTGCTGGGGCTCGGCGGCGCCGGGGTCGCCGGGGCGCTGGGCCTGACGGGCTGCTCCTCCGCGCAGACGACCTCCGCTCCGCAGACCTCGGCGTCTCCGTCGTCCTCCCCCGTCGCGGCGACGGGGATCGAGGACCTCGCCGTGGGCCAGGACGCCGTGGTGCGCGCGTCGCTGACGACCGCCTGGCTCAAGCCCGACGTGGACCGTGGCTGGACGGACGAGCCCGTCACCCAGGCCGACCCCCGGCCTGACGAGTGGCTCCCCCGCATGGACGACACCCTGCAGCGGGGGCTGCTCGGCCGCAGCGACACCCAGGCGGCCCTCGGCTCCCGCGTCACCGTGCGCGAGCTCTCCGGGGACTGGGCGAGGGTCAGCTTCCTGGACCAGGCCGCGCCGAACGACTTCGGCCACCAGACCAGCTGGGTGCCGCGCGCCCACGTCGTGCGCGATCTCGGCTTCCTCTCCGCCCAGCAGGCCGACGGGGCCCCGATCATGCGCGTGACCGCGCACAGCACCGGGGTATACGAGGGCGAGGACATGGAGAAGACCCTCGTGGTCGTCCCCCTCGGGACGCGCCTGCCGCTGCTGGAGGAGGGCGACGAGGCCTCGAAGGTCCTGCTGCCGGACGAGCGGGAGGGTTGGATCGCCGCCGCGGACACGGCCGTGGGCGAGCCCGCCCTCGGCACGGCCGAGCAGGTCTTCGAGACCGCGCGCTCCTTCGAGGGCACGCCGTACCTATGGGGTGGCATGAGCCGGTTCGGCATCGACTGCTCCGGCTTCACCTACACGGTGCTGCGCGCGCACGGCATCCTGCTGCCCCGCGATTCCGGTCCTCAGCTCTACGACTCGGGACTTCCCAGGGTGGCCGCCGACGACCTCACCCCGGGCGACCTGCTGTTCTACTCGCACGTGCCCGGGGGCCGGCGGATCCGCCACGTCGCCCTGTACCTCGGCAAGGGGCGCGGCATCAACGCCCCCTTCGTGGGGCGCCCGGTCACCGTCGAGACGCTGGAGCAGCTCAACGCGAAACACGACTACGCCGGCGCGGTGCGCCCCCGGTACGCCCAGGCCTGA
- a CDS encoding redoxin domain-containing protein: protein MAEPALRDIHGTPWPWPPVVSGERAAWLVFLPGAFTPVCAGELAWLGPLAVELAAEDVGLRVVSCDAAPVLREVADRTGLPAECVLLSDFWPHGAAAARFGLLDETTGRPRRVSVLVDESGTELVRVRPGEPGGPRTAQAHRRAAEGALGRRR from the coding sequence GTGGCTGAGCCGGCCCTGCGGGACATCCACGGCACGCCCTGGCCGTGGCCGCCCGTGGTCTCGGGGGAGCGCGCCGCCTGGCTGGTGTTCCTTCCCGGGGCGTTCACCCCCGTCTGTGCGGGGGAGCTCGCCTGGCTGGGGCCGTTGGCCGTCGAGCTCGCCGCGGAGGACGTGGGCCTGCGCGTGGTCTCCTGCGACGCCGCCCCCGTCCTCCGAGAGGTCGCCGACCGGACGGGCCTGCCGGCGGAGTGCGTGCTGCTCTCGGACTTCTGGCCCCACGGTGCCGCGGCCGCCCGGTTCGGCCTGCTGGACGAGACCACGGGCCGCCCGCGACGCGTCTCCGTCCTCGTGGACGAGTCGGGGACCGAGCTGGTCCGGGTCCGCCCCGGGGAGCCCGGCGGACCCCGCACGGCGCAGGCGCACCGGCGGGCTGCGGAGGGCGCGCTCGGTCGGCGGCGCTAG
- a CDS encoding DUF3052 domain-containing protein yields the protein METPSDGTSTHQELLDAYGLTAGELVQEWGYDDYIDFDFRDALEDALGEELLTEEDQEPADAVLFWWRTDDGDVSDLTDALVDAQRSLDAGPVWLMTPRNGRPGHVSPTDVAEAAATAGLHVTTGAGGSADWAAVRLEKRGG from the coding sequence ATGGAGACCCCGTCGGACGGGACCTCGACGCACCAGGAGCTGCTGGACGCCTACGGCCTGACCGCAGGAGAGCTCGTCCAGGAGTGGGGGTATGACGACTACATCGACTTCGACTTCCGTGACGCGCTCGAGGACGCCCTGGGCGAGGAGCTGCTCACCGAGGAGGACCAGGAGCCGGCGGACGCGGTGCTGTTCTGGTGGCGGACGGACGACGGCGACGTCTCGGACCTCACGGACGCGCTCGTGGACGCCCAGCGCTCCCTCGACGCGGGCCCGGTCTGGCTGATGACGCCCCGCAACGGCCGCCCCGGGCACGTGAGCCCCACGGACGTCGCGGAGGCCGCCGCCACGGCAGGGCTGCACGTCACGACGGGCGCCGGCGGCAGCGCGGACTGGGCCGCCGTGCGGCTCGAGAAGCGCGGTGGCTGA
- the aceE gene encoding pyruvate dehydrogenase (acetyl-transferring), homodimeric type, with translation MSAAEESSQIVSGLTSQRPDKDPQETAEWIESFDGLVDERGTERAEYIMRSLMQRAGAKSVALPHVTTTDYVNTIPADQEPEYPGDEELERRYRNYLRWNAMALVQRAQRDAVGVGGHISSYAGQATLYEVGLNHFFRGQDHPGGGDHIFFQGHSSPGNYARAFLEGRLTEEDLDGFRQEKSRQGHALPSYPHPRMMPHFWQYPTVSMGLGPMNAIFQAQTNRYLHNNGIKDTSDQHVWAFLGDGEMDEPESRGQLHVAANDKLDNLTFVVNCNLQRLDGPVRGNGKIVQELESYFRGAGWNVIKVLWGREWDPLLEADDEGELVRIMNETLDGDYQTYKAESGGFVREHFFGRSSVTKEMVADMTDDEIWGLKRGGHDYKKVYAAYKAAMEHKGQPTVILAHTIKGYGLGKSFEGRNATHQMKKLTVDDLKVFRDRHRIPISDEQIEKDPYNIPYYHPGADAPEITYMMERRKELGGFVPERRSTYHQIPLPPESVYKQARKGSGKQQAATTMAFVRLLKDLMRDKNMGPRFVPIIPDEARTFGMDSFFPTAKIYNPKGQNYLSVDRDLFLSYKESPQGKIYHVGINEDGATAAFNAIGTAYSTHGEPMIPVYIFYSMFGFQRTADNIWAAGDQLARGFMIGATAGRTTLAGEGTQHMDGHSPVLASTNPAVKHYDPAYSYEIAHIVRQGLEDMYGDHEDGDARRNVIYYLTVYNEPITHIEEPEGLDVEGLLKGIYRLSEGQGDGPKVQLLGSGVSVPWALDAQRILSEEWGVNASVWSVTSYNELYRDAVAAEKDALKDPSATPRVPYVTQALQGAEGPIVATSDYSTSWTNQIRPFVPNRFSALGADEFGFADTRAAARRYFLIDTHSMVVRALQLLEEEGGVERGTAAKAHEKYRLDDVTAGTTGIAGGDA, from the coding sequence GTGAGCGCAGCCGAAGAGAGCTCGCAGATCGTCAGCGGTCTGACCAGCCAGCGCCCGGACAAGGACCCGCAGGAGACCGCCGAGTGGATCGAGTCGTTCGACGGGCTCGTCGACGAGCGCGGCACGGAGCGCGCGGAGTACATCATGCGCTCGCTGATGCAGCGCGCCGGCGCCAAGTCCGTCGCCCTGCCGCACGTGACCACCACGGACTACGTGAACACGATCCCGGCCGACCAGGAGCCCGAGTACCCGGGCGACGAGGAGCTGGAGCGCCGCTACCGCAACTACCTGCGGTGGAACGCCATGGCCCTCGTGCAGCGCGCCCAGCGCGACGCCGTCGGCGTCGGCGGCCACATCTCCTCCTACGCGGGCCAGGCGACCCTCTACGAGGTGGGCCTGAACCACTTCTTCCGCGGCCAGGACCACCCGGGCGGCGGCGACCACATCTTCTTCCAGGGCCACTCCTCGCCGGGCAACTACGCCCGCGCGTTCCTCGAGGGCCGCCTGACCGAGGAGGACCTCGACGGCTTCCGCCAGGAGAAGTCCCGCCAGGGGCACGCCCTGCCCTCCTACCCGCACCCGCGGATGATGCCGCACTTCTGGCAGTACCCCACCGTGTCCATGGGCCTGGGGCCGATGAACGCCATCTTCCAGGCGCAGACCAACCGGTACCTGCACAACAACGGCATCAAGGACACCTCCGACCAGCACGTGTGGGCCTTCCTCGGCGACGGCGAGATGGACGAGCCCGAGTCGCGCGGCCAGCTGCACGTCGCGGCCAACGACAAGCTCGACAACCTCACCTTCGTGGTCAACTGCAACCTGCAGCGCCTCGACGGCCCGGTGCGCGGCAACGGCAAGATCGTCCAGGAGCTGGAGTCGTACTTCCGCGGCGCCGGCTGGAACGTCATCAAGGTCCTCTGGGGCCGCGAGTGGGATCCGCTGCTGGAGGCCGACGACGAGGGCGAGCTCGTGCGCATCATGAACGAGACGCTCGACGGCGACTACCAGACCTACAAGGCCGAGTCCGGTGGCTTCGTGCGCGAGCACTTCTTCGGCCGGTCCTCCGTCACCAAGGAGATGGTGGCGGACATGACCGACGACGAGATCTGGGGCCTCAAGCGCGGCGGCCACGACTACAAGAAGGTCTACGCCGCCTACAAGGCCGCCATGGAGCACAAGGGCCAGCCCACCGTGATCCTGGCCCACACCATCAAGGGCTACGGCCTGGGCAAGTCCTTCGAGGGCCGCAACGCCACCCACCAGATGAAGAAGCTGACGGTGGACGACCTCAAGGTGTTCCGGGACCGCCACCGCATCCCGATCTCGGACGAGCAGATCGAGAAGGACCCGTACAACATCCCGTACTACCACCCGGGCGCCGACGCCCCGGAGATCACGTACATGATGGAGCGGCGCAAGGAGCTGGGCGGCTTCGTGCCGGAGCGCCGCAGCACGTACCACCAGATCCCGCTGCCGCCCGAGTCCGTGTACAAGCAGGCCCGCAAGGGATCGGGCAAGCAGCAGGCCGCCACCACCATGGCGTTCGTGCGCCTGCTCAAGGACCTGATGCGGGACAAGAACATGGGACCGCGCTTCGTGCCGATCATCCCGGACGAGGCCCGCACCTTCGGCATGGACTCGTTCTTCCCGACCGCGAAGATCTACAACCCCAAGGGCCAGAACTACCTGTCCGTGGACCGGGACCTGTTCCTGTCCTACAAGGAGTCCCCGCAGGGGAAGATCTACCACGTCGGCATCAACGAGGACGGCGCCACCGCGGCGTTCAACGCGATCGGCACGGCGTACTCCACGCACGGCGAGCCGATGATCCCGGTGTACATCTTCTACTCGATGTTCGGTTTCCAGCGGACCGCGGACAACATCTGGGCCGCAGGCGACCAGCTCGCGCGCGGCTTCATGATCGGCGCCACCGCGGGGCGCACCACCCTCGCCGGCGAGGGCACCCAGCACATGGACGGTCACTCCCCCGTCCTGGCGTCCACGAACCCGGCCGTGAAGCACTACGACCCGGCGTACTCGTACGAGATCGCCCACATCGTGCGCCAGGGCCTGGAGGACATGTACGGCGACCACGAGGACGGCGACGCCCGCCGCAACGTCATCTACTACCTGACGGTCTACAACGAGCCGATCACCCACATCGAGGAGCCCGAGGGTCTCGACGTGGAGGGCCTGCTCAAGGGCATCTACCGTCTCTCCGAGGGCCAGGGCGACGGCCCGAAGGTCCAGCTCCTGGGCTCCGGCGTCTCCGTGCCGTGGGCGCTCGACGCCCAGAGGATCCTCTCCGAGGAGTGGGGCGTGAACGCCTCCGTGTGGTCGGTGACCTCCTACAACGAGCTGTACCGCGACGCCGTCGCGGCGGAGAAGGACGCCCTGAAGGACCCGTCCGCCACTCCCCGCGTGCCCTACGTGACGCAGGCGCTGCAGGGGGCCGAGGGCCCGATCGTGGCCACCTCGGACTACTCCACCTCGTGGACGAACCAGATCCGCCCGTTCGTGCCGAACCGCTTCTCGGCGCTCGGCGCCGACGAGTTCGGCTTCGCGGATACCCGCGCCGCCGCCCGTCGGTACTTCCTCATCGACACCCACTCGATGGTGGTCCGCGCGCTGCAGCTCCTCGAGGAGGAGGGCGGGGTCGAGCGGGGCACGGCCGCGAAGGCGCACGAGAAGTACCGCCTGGACGACGTCACCGCCGGCACCACCGGCATCGCGGGCGGCGACGCCTGA
- a CDS encoding PucR family transcriptional regulator — MPAPRPSAPRRVSADGLARLRAHLGTFNTATLRRLDETLPWYRELTPDERSALGLIAQRALQGFITSFERPQTTTVDVLRDVFGQSPTELTRAISLHRALQLIRTIVDVVETGVPDAVSEADQPVVAEHVLHYSREIAFAIADVYARAAELRGAMDSRLEAVLLDAVLRGQEPDEIQHRATAFGWRGGDGVMVMAGSARDGATAAFLPGLRRDAARLQCELLVGVQSRRLVLVVGSVSDPDAVAEALLPWFADGPVIVGPVVDSLLEAHVSAHHALAGLGAAAAHPRAGRPARSDDLLPERALAGDATACAALVDGVYAALADAGPSLLETVDVYTACGHSLEGTARELYVHANTVRYRLRRAAEVTGWDPQRPRDAYVLQTAVALGRLSEGAPRL; from the coding sequence ATGCCCGCTCCCCGCCCCTCCGCCCCCCGCAGGGTCAGCGCCGACGGACTGGCCCGCCTGCGCGCGCACCTGGGGACGTTCAACACCGCCACCCTGCGTCGGCTGGACGAGACCCTGCCCTGGTACCGGGAGCTCACCCCGGACGAGCGCAGCGCCCTGGGGCTCATCGCGCAGCGCGCCCTGCAGGGGTTCATCACCTCGTTCGAACGGCCGCAGACCACCACGGTGGACGTGCTGCGCGACGTGTTCGGCCAGTCGCCCACGGAGCTGACCCGGGCGATCTCCCTGCACCGAGCTCTGCAGCTGATCCGCACGATCGTCGACGTCGTGGAGACCGGGGTGCCGGACGCCGTCTCCGAGGCCGACCAGCCGGTGGTCGCGGAGCACGTGCTCCACTACTCGAGGGAGATCGCGTTCGCGATCGCCGACGTCTACGCCCGCGCCGCCGAGCTGCGCGGCGCCATGGACTCCCGGCTCGAGGCCGTGCTCCTGGACGCCGTGCTCCGCGGCCAGGAGCCGGACGAGATCCAGCACCGCGCCACCGCGTTCGGCTGGCGCGGCGGGGACGGCGTGATGGTGATGGCCGGCTCCGCGCGCGACGGCGCCACCGCCGCGTTCCTGCCCGGGCTCCGCCGCGACGCCGCCCGCCTCCAGTGCGAGCTGCTGGTGGGCGTGCAGTCCCGGCGCCTGGTGCTCGTGGTGGGGTCCGTGAGCGACCCCGACGCGGTGGCGGAGGCGCTGCTGCCCTGGTTCGCGGACGGGCCGGTGATCGTCGGCCCGGTCGTGGACTCCCTGCTGGAGGCGCACGTGTCGGCGCACCATGCGCTGGCCGGGCTCGGCGCGGCGGCCGCGCACCCGCGCGCCGGCCGCCCCGCCCGCTCGGACGACCTGCTGCCCGAGCGCGCCCTCGCCGGGGACGCGACCGCGTGCGCGGCGCTCGTGGACGGCGTCTACGCCGCCCTGGCCGACGCCGGGCCGAGCCTGCTCGAGACCGTGGACGTCTACACGGCGTGCGGGCACTCCCTCGAGGGGACGGCCCGCGAGCTGTACGTCCACGCGAACACCGTCCGGTACCGCCTGCGGAGGGCCGCCGAGGTGACGGGCTGGGACCCGCAGCGGCCCCGGGACGCCTACGTGCTGCAGACGGCGGTGGCGCTCGGCAGGCTGTCCGAGGGGGCTCCCCGGTTGTAG
- a CDS encoding ACP S-malonyltransferase, which yields MLAIVCPGQGSQTPGFLAPWRELEGVPSLLDRLSAAAGVDLTAHGTVSDEETIKDTAVAQPLIVAAGLVAADVLGLDALAPDRVLAAGHSVGEITAAAVAGVLSPEDALALVRVRATGMAEAAAATPTGMAAVVGGDQDEVLAAVEAAGLTPANVNGGGQIVAAGTQDALDALAAQPPARARVIPLKVAGAFHTEHMRPAVDALAAHVTGLSPADPRLTLLSNREGAAVASGTEVLERIVNQVTRPVRWDLCMEAMAERGVTGIMEVLPGGTLAGLAKRGLKGVPSLAVKAPDDLDAARAFIAEHTA from the coding sequence ATGCTTGCGATCGTCTGCCCCGGACAGGGCTCCCAGACCCCCGGCTTCCTCGCCCCCTGGCGCGAGCTGGAGGGCGTGCCCTCCCTGCTGGACCGCCTCTCCGCGGCCGCCGGCGTGGACCTGACCGCGCACGGGACGGTCTCGGACGAGGAGACGATCAAGGACACCGCCGTGGCCCAGCCGCTCATCGTGGCGGCCGGCCTCGTCGCCGCGGACGTGCTGGGCCTGGACGCGCTCGCCCCCGACCGCGTGCTCGCCGCCGGCCACTCCGTGGGCGAGATCACCGCCGCCGCCGTGGCGGGCGTGCTCTCCCCGGAGGACGCCCTCGCGCTCGTGCGGGTGCGTGCCACCGGCATGGCCGAGGCCGCGGCCGCCACCCCCACGGGCATGGCCGCCGTCGTCGGCGGGGACCAGGACGAGGTCCTGGCGGCCGTCGAGGCCGCGGGCCTCACGCCCGCGAACGTGAACGGGGGCGGTCAGATCGTCGCGGCCGGCACCCAGGACGCGCTCGACGCCCTCGCGGCGCAGCCCCCGGCCCGCGCCCGGGTGATCCCGCTCAAGGTGGCCGGGGCGTTCCACACGGAGCACATGCGCCCCGCCGTGGACGCGCTCGCCGCCCACGTCACGGGCCTCTCCCCCGCCGACCCCCGCCTGACGCTGCTCTCCAACCGCGAAGGCGCCGCCGTGGCCTCCGGAACCGAGGTCCTCGAGCGCATCGTGAACCAGGTGACCCGCCCCGTCCGCTGGGACCTCTGCATGGAGGCCATGGCGGAGCGCGGCGTCACCGGCATCATGGAGGTGCTGCCCGGCGGCACCCTGGCCGGCCTCGCCAAGCGCGGCCTCAAGGGGGTCCCCTCGCTGGCCGTGAAGGCCCCGGACGACCTCGACGCCGCCCGCGCCTTCATCGCCGAGCACACCGCCTGA
- a CDS encoding beta-ketoacyl-ACP synthase III, which produces MTVTLKQHERPAGSRIVSVGAYRPATLVPNEDLVGPIDSSDEWIRQRTGIVTRQRATPEETVVTMAVGAGREALQRAGLEASDLGAVVVATVTFPYPTPSAAAAVADALGATPAPAYDISAACAGYCYGVAQADALVRAGSAQHVLVVGVERLSDFIDPTDRSISFLLGDGAGAVVVSASDEAGIAPSVWGSDGSRWSTISPTRSLLDLRAEVEHARETGDASAIIGAEEMLWPTLRQDGPSVFRWAVWSMAEKAREALDAAGVEPEDLAAFIPHQANMRIIDEFAKQLKLPESVVVARDIAEAGNTSAASIPLAMHRLLQEHPELSGGLALQIGFGAGLVYGAQVVRLP; this is translated from the coding sequence ATGACCGTCACCCTGAAGCAGCACGAGCGTCCCGCCGGCAGCCGGATCGTGTCCGTCGGCGCCTACCGCCCCGCCACCCTCGTCCCGAACGAGGACCTGGTCGGGCCGATCGACTCGTCCGACGAATGGATCCGCCAGCGCACCGGCATCGTCACCCGCCAGCGGGCCACGCCCGAGGAGACCGTCGTCACCATGGCTGTCGGCGCCGGCCGGGAGGCCCTCCAGCGCGCCGGGCTGGAGGCCTCCGACCTCGGCGCGGTCGTCGTCGCCACCGTGACGTTCCCCTACCCGACCCCGTCCGCCGCGGCCGCCGTGGCCGACGCCCTCGGCGCCACCCCCGCCCCGGCCTACGACATCTCCGCGGCCTGCGCGGGCTACTGCTACGGCGTGGCGCAGGCCGACGCCCTCGTGCGCGCCGGCTCCGCGCAGCACGTCCTCGTGGTGGGCGTGGAGCGGCTCTCCGACTTCATCGACCCCACCGACCGCTCGATCTCCTTCCTGCTGGGCGACGGCGCCGGCGCCGTGGTGGTCTCCGCCTCGGACGAGGCCGGGATCGCGCCCTCCGTCTGGGGCTCGGACGGCTCGCGCTGGAGCACCATCTCCCCCACCCGCTCGCTCCTGGACCTGCGCGCCGAGGTGGAGCACGCCCGCGAGACCGGGGACGCCTCGGCCATCATCGGCGCCGAGGAGATGCTGTGGCCGACGCTCCGCCAGGACGGCCCCTCCGTCTTCCGCTGGGCCGTGTGGTCCATGGCGGAGAAGGCGCGGGAGGCGCTCGACGCCGCCGGTGTTGAGCCGGAGGACCTCGCCGCCTTCATCCCCCACCAGGCCAACATGCGGATCATCGACGAGTTCGCCAAGCAGCTGAAGCTGCCGGAGTCCGTCGTCGTCGCCCGGGACATCGCGGAGGCCGGCAACACGTCGGCCGCCTCGATCCCGCTGGCCATGCACAGACTGCTACAGGAGCACCCGGAGCTCTCCGGGGGCCTCGCCCTGCAGATCGGCTTCGGCGCCGGGCTGGTCTACGGCGCCCAGGTGGTGCGCCTCCCCTGA
- a CDS encoding acyl carrier protein, which translates to MASKEEILAGLAEIVNEETGLETADVQPEKSFTDDLDIDSISMMTIVVNAEDKFGVKIPDEEVKNLKTVQDAVDFIDQAQA; encoded by the coding sequence ATGGCTTCCAAGGAAGAGATCCTCGCCGGCCTGGCCGAGATCGTGAACGAGGAGACCGGCCTCGAGACCGCCGACGTCCAGCCGGAGAAGTCCTTCACCGACGACCTCGACATCGACTCGATCTCCATGATGACGATCGTCGTGAACGCCGAGGACAAGTTCGGTGTGAAGATCCCGGACGAGGAGGTCAAGAACCTCAAGACCGTCCAGGACGCCGTCGACTTCATCGACCAGGCCCAGGCCTGA
- a CDS encoding beta-ketoacyl-[acyl-carrier-protein] synthase family protein — MTRTALITGLGATTPIGGDVPTFWANAQKGVSGAATMQHEWVEQYDLPVTFAAELAVPTSEVLSKVELKRQDPSTQMATVAAREAWADAGLADADVDPERLAVAMGTGIGGVWTILDAWDALRERGPRRVMPMTVPMLMPNGAAGALSLEFGARAGARTVVAACAAGTEALDTALTLIRTGQADVVLCGATEAAVHPMPMAAFAAMQALSKRNDDPQSASRPYDVDRDGFVLGEGAGVMVVESEEHAAARGARVYARLAGTGVTSDSHHITAPEPEGLGATRAMRRALADAGLRPEDVGHVNAHATSTPKGDAPEYLAMKAVFGTGLDDVLVSATKSQTGHLLGASGAIESILSVLAVHHGVAPVTINLENQDPEIPLNVVTGTPAALPADRRVVVKNSFGFGGHNAVAVFTGV; from the coding sequence GTGACCCGCACCGCACTGATCACCGGACTGGGCGCCACGACGCCGATCGGCGGCGACGTGCCCACGTTCTGGGCCAACGCCCAGAAGGGCGTCTCCGGCGCCGCCACGATGCAGCACGAGTGGGTGGAGCAGTACGACCTGCCCGTGACCTTCGCCGCGGAGCTGGCCGTGCCGACCTCCGAGGTGCTCTCCAAGGTGGAGCTCAAGCGCCAGGACCCCAGCACGCAGATGGCCACGGTCGCCGCGCGTGAGGCGTGGGCCGACGCGGGCCTCGCCGACGCGGACGTGGATCCCGAGCGCCTGGCCGTGGCCATGGGCACCGGCATCGGCGGGGTGTGGACCATCCTCGACGCGTGGGACGCCCTTCGTGAGCGGGGGCCGCGCCGCGTGATGCCCATGACGGTCCCCATGCTCATGCCCAACGGCGCGGCCGGCGCGCTGTCCCTCGAGTTCGGCGCCCGCGCGGGCGCCCGGACCGTGGTGGCGGCCTGCGCCGCCGGCACCGAGGCCCTGGACACGGCCCTGACGCTGATCCGGACCGGGCAGGCCGACGTGGTGCTCTGCGGGGCCACCGAGGCGGCGGTCCACCCCATGCCGATGGCCGCGTTCGCGGCCATGCAGGCGCTGTCGAAGCGCAACGACGACCCGCAGTCCGCCTCCCGCCCCTACGACGTGGACCGCGACGGCTTCGTGCTGGGCGAGGGCGCCGGCGTCATGGTCGTGGAGTCCGAGGAGCATGCGGCCGCCCGCGGCGCCCGCGTGTACGCCCGCCTGGCCGGCACCGGGGTCACCTCCGACTCCCATCACATCACCGCCCCCGAGCCCGAGGGCCTGGGCGCCACCCGCGCGATGCGCCGCGCCCTGGCCGACGCCGGGCTGCGCCCGGAGGACGTGGGCCACGTCAACGCCCACGCGACCTCCACCCCCAAGGGCGACGCCCCCGAGTACCTCGCGATGAAGGCCGTCTTCGGCACCGGACTCGACGACGTCCTGGTCTCGGCGACCAAGTCCCAGACCGGCCACCTGCTGGGCGCCTCCGGCGCGATCGAGTCCATCCTCTCGGTGCTGGCCGTCCACCACGGCGTCGCCCCCGTGACGATCAACCTGGAGAACCAGGACCCGGAGATCCCCCTCAATGTGGTGACCGGCACCCCGGCTGCCCTGCCGGCGGACCGTCGAGTGGTCGTGAAGAACTCCTTCGGCTTCGGCGGGCACAACGCCGTGGCCGTGTTCACCGGAGTCTGA